The Dama dama isolate Ldn47 chromosome 11, ASM3311817v1, whole genome shotgun sequence genome segment CCATGCCAAGAAGGGTGGGAAAGGCCTGGAAGAGTTGTTTGGAACACCTGGACTGGACTTTCATGGCCAGAGCTGTGCTTTACAAAAGTTAAACTAGGTTATAAAGTCCAATTTTCCAGAATGATAAACACACTGATGGAGGGGTGAGCTTATAGACACAGGTGCAAGGGTCAAGGCTGGTATAAACTGCAAGCAAAATAAGCATAGATCATGAATACACTGGGCCTTAACCAGGTTAAATCTGATGTTCCAGCCCCCTGCTATTGTCATTGGGTCTGGGACAGCTGGAGCAGCTCTCAATCAGGCCATGCCTCCATTTACCTACCTGTAAAGTAGTCCTAAAAGAGGCTTAAATGAAACCTTCAAATCTACAAGAACATGTACCTTTTATTGTCTTATGTTTACAAACACTATTCAATATGCAATAATAACAGTAAACATTGGTAGTACTATACAgggaaatataaaataactatTGGGTGGCCTGTTTTCAATTTTGAGTAAAATTCGTATTTGCCTACAATACAATCCCAGATAGCTTCAGTTTATGTTTTTCTGAGATCCGGAGTCCTGCTCACATGATGTGAACTGCACTGTGCTTTCCTAGGATGGGGAGTACAATGCTGTCTCCACCTGCAGGCCCTTTCAGATGCAGAGATGTGACAAAGCAGCACTGCTGCCTCTACTGACCTGATTAACCATCTGGTGCTGCTGGACAGTTCTCTTCTCTTTAAATTCTTCTGattcaattttaatttcatacATTGCCCCACAGCCTCCTGAAATAAATGTCATTTGAAAGTGTTTTGGTTATTAAGTTACAGCAACCACAGTTCCTTATGTCCTTGAATAAGTACCACACAATCCAAAGAAGGTCTGAATGTCATCATTCAGCAGAAAGCTGCTAAGATTGTTAGATGATCATGGCTTACAATCTGATCCCGCCCTCCTCCTGGCAGGCTGCCTCAATCCCAAATGTGCTCTTCCTTCTGCAAAGCGCTTGTATTCCCCAGCATTACTGCTTCCAGGATAGGAAAGATAAGGCACAAGACATGCAAAGCCTAAGAAATGTCAGTTGTCCTACTAGTTCCTTTTATTAAGCCAGCAAATGCCATGGAAGAAGACGGGAGGGACTGAATTTCAATGTCCCACTTCCTAAAGGACCAGcaattggtatttttaaaaatgcaaaaacacatgaaaatctGACTTGAAAACCACGTGCAGTCATATCTGAAAGTAAAGGAATAAGGAAGTGTGAGAGAGATGATCTGAATGCTATCATTCAGCAGAAAGCTGAATGATATGAACACAGCATTACAATGAACAGTGAAGATGTGCTAATCACAGAGCTGGGCTCTCCAGGACCCCTGGTCTACAAGCTGCATTAAGGGTTTCCCCCTGGGCTGTGGCCGGTAAGGGACAGCTCTCAAGGCAGAGTTTGTCTGGACCCATCTACCCCTAGACCAAGCTTTGTCTCCATGTGGCTTGAGAGCTAGGGCTGATGAATGATAACAATAAAATGTGctgctaggacttccctggtggtccagtggctaagactctgtgctccctatcccgggggcctgggttcgatccctggtcagttaactagagcccacatgctgcaacctgacacaaacaaataaataaaaaaataaaatgtgctgCTCTAGCATGAAACAACTCAGCAAGAAAGTGCCATTCATTCAATAGGCTTTGTTAAGCTTTTCTTATATGTTCTAGGAGACTAAACGTTGGCTAAACCAAGGTTCCCAGCCTTGATCCCCTTTCTGCACTCTACCCAGGACTAGGCAGAGCCAGACCAGAGGTCAAGTTCCAGCTCCGCCCTAACTGGGCCTGTGGCAGGTACAGGACTGGTGACATCAAGACCTCAGCATTGCCCTGGGACCCCTGCAGGGGGCTCACTCAACCTGCCATTCTGACAGATCTTTAGATTGGTTCATTTCCTATAGTGACCAGGATAAAAGGACTCTCTGAACTTTCTCCTGATCCTTATAAATGTTATGTTCTGAGAAGCCAGTGAGCCCTAGAGCAATGGAGACTGATAAAGACTGTCTGGGTGTGGGAATCGCCAACTCGTCCACATGCGTGTCTGGATAAAGGCCTTATCTTTCCCGTCCAATGGGGGCAGACGTTGATTGCCCAGCCTGCTCCTGATACACAGTCAGCCTGAACTTCTGAGGCCCCAGCGGCCATTCGAGAAAGGCAGGGCCTGGTCAGGGCTGGTCACTGGGCTCAGGACAGTCTCCCTGGGTCCTGGTCCTGCTGCTGCCTCCCTGTAAAGGGCCAGGCAAGTTCTTTGGCTTCTCTGGACTCAATCTTCCTGGAATCTGTTCCAGCTCTGGCATTCTAGGGTGTCAGAAGAATGTGGGGAAATTAAATTCTGGCTCATCTCAAAGTCAAACTAAAGACTGGAGCTGAGCCCCAGGGTGACTGAGAGGAGTCTAATCTGAGCCGGGCCAGGTTGGCAACCCTGAGTCCCCTGAGTTCCCCGCTGAAATCTCTGcattcccacctccaccccttccgGGAGGAGAGGCCAAGGTCGATCTGTCCAAAACCCACACATACTGAGAAGCCACTGGTGGTGAGTACCAGTCCCCTGCCCTGTTCCCCTCCGGCAAGTAACATCCTACCAAACTCTGTGGGAGAGATGAGAGCAAACCTTACCCGAAATGTCAGTGACTTTGATAGCTGTAGCTCGAGGAAACTTTTCTTTGAGAATCTGGGTCACTTTGAGCTCCCCCTCAGTCTGTGAGGCAAAGGTGCGCTGGGCCCAGTGGAGAAGAGGAAGCTGCCGCAGAACAGAGGAGAGTCACTGTGCAGGCCCCTCTGACCTCCCCTGTGAGGCAGGGCCCTGGGCTAAATTGGGAGGACTGCGTGGCATCAGATGTCCATTGAAGTTCCCCAGGATGCAGAATAAACTTTTTTTGAGCGAGGAGTGGAATTGTAAATAACTAACTTGGACTCCAGAGATAACAAGGCCCCTAAGTTAATTCAACAGATGTTTATTCCTCACGACAGTGACACCCTATCATGAAGACAGCTTTAGTGAGGTGCCTGAAGTGCCAAGTGATATGCCCAAGGTTGGATCCCATAGTAAGATGCAGACCAGGAGAGGCCAGGCATGCCCTGCTTGGGCAAGCATGCCGCTGACCATGTGCTAATGGGAGCAAACAGCACCCACCCTTCAGGCCTGATTAACattccacattctctccagtgGGTATAACCCTGTGACCTACTGCTATAAGGCAGCTATTCTCTGCAATCCTTActggaaagaagaaacagaattctGTGAAAGGACCTGAAAGAGGAACATTTTTAGATTATTTACCATTGGAAGTAACATTCTTCCCTCCCCCAATGGCTACCCTAAGGAGCCAGTGCTTCTGATGGGAATGTGTCTCAACCCTTAGGGATGAAGACGCAGAAAATCATGTCAGCAGCCCCTTGGCTAGGGTAAGCACATGCTGAAAAGAGAGACTGAAAATAGcatggcagggacttccctggagatccagtggctaagactctgcacttccaatggagggggcctgggttcagtccctggtgggggaactagatcccacatgcagcaactaagagtct includes the following:
- the BOLA3 gene encoding bolA-like protein 3 is translated as MAAWSPAAAGPLLRGTRRLPLLHWAQRTFASQTEGELKVTQILKEKFPRATAIKVTDISGGCGAMYEIKIESEEFKEKRTVQQHQMVNQALKEEIKGMHGLRIFTSVPKH